From one Anopheles cruzii chromosome 3, idAnoCruzAS_RS32_06, whole genome shotgun sequence genomic stretch:
- the LOC128272506 gene encoding ubiquitin-like protein 7, with translation MAIIYLGVHLPFKPYQKLKVDNVDLTSGTESLRTVAAKLIKSDVAKDDFVFIYCGTQLNTDDTLQSKGIGDGSMIHVVQKRREPDDSAAGQQEPFTEADVQEVLGIWRTVDSSNFQKVRQPEFMKNALDAHPAIRGDLFVLSMLKDPILLSSMQQPETIRRVAEKHRVLIDASRAIVQLLNSKILLKVNNYHLSAPMDNALDDPLSDSSSSDENTASPTTSSAVTLRRITPEQLASALAFATGSGPTAGSGSYNSLSNISQRDADSRESQQEQTGMEATTSQPSTSGTAGAGSAAATAGNVSSTDRNITSSMMMDAISMIFQQRDQQQREEAGGASASGSGSGGESSSRPLPTGSDEPMDTSPPAAAPGADEAAAAPMGDDLGAQTQSQHTSIAARMGRYRTELELMREMGLADTENNLQALIVCNGNVESAVNLVLSCMNN, from the exons ATGGCGATTATCTACCTCGGTGTACATTTGCCGTTCAAACCGTACCAGAAGCTCAAGGTGGACAACGTTGATCTCACCAGCGGAACGGAGTCCCTGCGCACGGTGGCAGCCAAGCTGATCAAGAGCGACGTGGCGAAAGATGATTTCG TGTTTATTTACTGCGGTACGCAGCTCAACACAGACGACACACTGCAGAGCAAAGGCATCGGCGACGGGTCGATGATACACGTCGTGCAGAAGCGCCGGGAACCGGATGATTCGGCCGCCGGTCAACAGGAACCCTTCACCGAGGCCGACGTGCAGGAAGTGCTCGGCATCTGGCGTACGGTCGATTCGTCCAACTTCCAGAAGGTCCGGCAGCCCGAGTTTATGAAGAACGCGCTCGACGCACATCCGGCCATCCGGGGCGATCTGTTCGTGCTGTCGATGCTCAAGGACCCGATCCTCCTGTCGTCGATGCAGCAACCGGAAACGATACGCCGGGTGGCCGAAAAGCACCGCGTGCTGATCGATGCATCGCGGGCCATCGTACAGCTGCTGAACTCGAAGATACTCTTGAAGGTCAACAACTACCATCTGTCGGCACCGATGGACAATGCGCTGGACGACCCGCTGTCGGATTCCTCGTCGAGCGACGAGAACACTGCCTCACCGACCACCTCGAGCGCGGTCACGTTGCGCCGCATTACGCCCGAGCAACTCGCCTCGGCCCTCGCTTTCGCTACCGGAAGCGGCCCGACCGCTGGTAGCGGTTCATACAACTCACTGTCGAACATTTCGCAACGCGATGCGGACAGCCGCGAAAGTCAGCAGGAGCAAACGGGCATGGAGGCCACCACTAGCCAACCTTCCACTTCCGGCACGGCCGGTGCTGGAAGTGCAGCCGCCACGGCAGGCAACGTTTCTTCGACCGACCGCAACATTACGTCTTCCATGATGATGGACGCgatttcgatgattttccagcAACGGGACCAACAGCAGCGCGAAGAGGCCGGTGGTGCTTCGGCGAGTGGAAGTGGTTCCGGCGGTGAAAGCAGCAGTCGCCCACTGCCTACCGGGAGCGACGAGCCGATGGACACGAgtccaccggcagcggcaccgggTGCTGATGAAGCGGCGGCCGCTCCGATGGGTGACGACCTGGGAGCGCAAACACAGTCGCAGCACACGAGTATCGCGGCACGCATGGGACGGTACCGGACGGAGCTGGAATTGATGCGCGAAATGGGTCTCGCTGACACCGAAAACAACCTACAGGCGCTGATCGTGTGCAACGGAAACGTGGAATCGGCTGTGAATCTCGTCCTGAGTTGCATGAACAACTGA
- the LOC128270118 gene encoding tyrosine-protein phosphatase 10D, giving the protein MVRSGSICAGADLVIEIPGNQGLDDSFYRLDYYPPIGNPAPNATIASRDVGDEIQFSNGLPGTRYNFWLYYTNSTHKDWLTWTVSITTAPDPPANLTVIPRNGKNVIINWSPPAQGNYSSFKLKILGLTDSFATNYTTAVEDTQFQYMVRDLTPGATYQVQAYTLYDGKESVAYTSRNFTTKRYRHKDLLDIKILREPNTPGKFIVWFRNETTLLVLWQPPYPAGIYTHYKVSIEPPDALGSVLYVQKEGEPPGPAQAAFKGLVPGRAYNISVQTMSEDEISLPTTAQYRTVPLRPLNVTFDKKSITENSFKVMWEAPKGFSEFDKYQVNLSTARRQQVVLRNDYENIIWLEFKDGPEERKEKLDPGKTYQVVVKTVSGKVTSWPASGDVTLKPLPVKQMNSYTDSKTGVITISWKPDELSTQDEYRISYHELETNNGDSSTMSTNMTSFALETLLPGRNYSVTVQALSRKMESNETVIFVVTRPSSPIIEDLKSIREGLNISWKSDVNSKQDKYEVTYTRNDTNDGKTILTTESRLVFTNLYPGAGYEVKVFAVSHNLRSEPHSYFQAVYPNPPRNMTIEKVTSNSVLVHWKPPERSEFTEYSIRYRTESEKQWIRLPSVKATEADVTDMTPGEKYTIQVNTVSYGVESPNPQQVNQTVRPNPVSNIAPLVDSNNITLEFPRPEGRVETYIINWWPTEQPEQLSMKNFTETNTILPYPGTLTDDEKIVEEPPLVRLLIGDLMSGVMYNFKIQTISYGLTSDVTKLQTRTMPLIQSEVLIVNNMHTRDTVTLSYTPTPQQSSKFDLYRFSLGDPSIPDKEKLANDTDRKVTFTGLTPGRLYNITVWTVSGKVSSQPIQRQDRMFPDPITMLDATGINDTWIALKWDIPKGEYTAFEIQYLMNDSHYVQNYTVNNHIIITDLKPHRNYTFTVVVRSGTESSVLRVSLPISANFQTKEALPGRMDKFAPVDIQPSEITFEWSLPPNEQNGIIRQFTITYGLDGSQHTQVKDFRPNELRGSIKGLQPGKSYVFRIQAKTAIGYGPEHIWKQKMPILAPPKPETQVVPTEVGSSATTIEIRFRKHYFSDQNGVVTTYTIIIAEDDSKNASGLEMPSWRDVQSYSVWPPYQVIEPYYPFKNSSVEDFTIGTENCDAKKTGYCNGALKSGTTYYVKVRAFTAPDKFTDTAWSYPIRTAALLSVDAQDNTSLIVSITVPLLLILMLVGVVLFIRRRRHTGRKTAEQRTNDNMSLPDSTIETSRPVLVKNFAEHYRLMSADSDFRFSEEFEELKHVGRDQPCTFADLPCNRPKNRFTNILPYDHSRFKLQPVDDEEGSDYINANYVPGHNSPREFIVTQGPLHSTRDDFWRMCWESNSRAIVMLTRTFEKGREKCDHYWPHDTVPVYYGDIKVTLLNDSHYPDWVITEFMMTRGDQQRIIRHFHFTTWPDFGVPNPPQTLARFVRAFRERVGPDQRPIVVHCSAGVGRSGTFITLDRILQQIQVSDYVDIFGIVWAMRKERVWMVQTEQQYICIHQCLLVVLEGKEGTEREIHDNQGYEEPRDDQQSEEQLLIENRPEDDEAGTTEQSIAIENGELDRRRSVASSGGAGGSGPRSIEGGELVQIQLQQRHCTNGETTEEELLDEEEDEEVEVTVDGLMIVSKVQQHTVIAVATVPIGDNQLQQQQQQQQHTNSTSTSSSNNDRDPASSGMDERSIGSNGTNSNNSANSGYESSPCKRRSLTGVRGDQPQDRRSLVFCNSDGSVLGGKGESLNCVVDPQNQLPPQQQQQPLPPAQHLPSGHQPPTGATISGKLWKEER; this is encoded by the exons ATGGTTCGCAGCGGCTCG ATCTGTGCCGGGGCCGATCTGGTGATCGAAATCCCGGGCAACCAGGGTCTGGACGACTCGTTCTATCGGCTCGACTACTACCCGCCGATCGGCAACCCGGCGCCGAACGCGACGATCGCCTCGCGGGACGTGGGCGACGAGATACAGTTCTCGAACGGGCTGCCCGGCACGCGCTACAACTTCTGGCTGTACTACACCAACTCCACGCACAAGGACTGGCTGACGTGGACGGTGTCGATTACGACGGCGCCGGACCCGCCGGCCAACCTGACCGTCATCCCGCGCAACGGCAAGAACGTGATCATCAACTGGAGCCCGCCGGCCCAGGGCAACTACTCGTCGTTCAAGCTGAAGATCCTCGGGCTGACGGACAGCTTCGCCACCAACTACACGACGGCGGTCGAGGACACTCAGTTCCAGTACATGGTGCGCGACCTGACGCCCGGTGCCACCTACCAGGTGCAGGCGTACACGCTGTACGACGGCAAGGAGTCGGTGGCCTACACGAGCCGCAACTTCACCACGA AGCGCTATCGGCACAAAGATCTGCTGGACATTAAGATTCTTCGAG AACCGAACACACCCGGTAAGTTTATCGTGTGGTTCCGCAATGAAACGAccctgctggtgctgtggcAGCCACCGTACCCGGCCGGCATCTACACGCACTACAAAGTGTCCATCGAACCACCGGATGCCCTCGGCAGTGTCCTGTACGTGCAGAAGGAGGGCGAACCGCCCGGGCCGGCGCAAGCCGCCTTCAAGGGGCTGGTGCCGGGCCGTGCGTACAACATTTCCGTGCAGACGATGTCCGAGGACGAAATATCGCTACCGACCACGGCCCAGTACCGGACGGTGCCGCTTCGGCCGCTGAACGTGACGTTCGACAAGAAGTCCATCACCGAAAACTCGTTCAAGGTGATGTGGGAAGCGCCGAAGGGTTTCAGCGAGTTCGACAAGTACCAGGTGAACCTGTCGACTGCCCGCCGCCAGCAAGTGGTCCTGCGGAACGACTACGAGAACATCATTTGGCTCGAGTTCAAGGACGGTCCGGAAGAAAGGAAGGAGAAGCTGGATCCGGGCAAAACGTACCAAGTGGTGGTGAAGACCGTGTCCGGCAAGGTGACGtcgtggccggccagcggtgACGTCACGCTGAAACCGCTGCCCGTGAAGCAGATGAACTCGTACACCGACAGCAAGACGGGCGTGATCACCATCTCGTGGAAGCCGGACGAGCTGAGCACGCAGGACGAGTACCGTATCAGCTACCACGAGTTGGAGACGAACAACGGTGACTCGAGCACGATGAGCACGAACATGACGTCGTTCGCCCTTGAGACGCTCCTGCCGGGCCGGAACTACTCCGTGACGGTGCAGGCCCTTTCGCGCAAGATGGAGTCCAACGAGACGGTCATCTTCGTTGTGACGCGACCGTCGTCACCGATCATCGAAGACCTGAAGTCGATCCGCGAGGGACTCAACATTAGCTGGAAGAGCGACGTGAACTCGAAGCAGGATAAGTACGAGGTGACGTACACACGCAACGACACCAACGATGGCAAGACGATCCTGACCACCGAAAGTCGGCTAGTGTTCACGAACCTCTACCCCGGGGCGGGCTACGAGGTGAAGGTGTTCGCCGTTAGCCACAATCTGCGCAGTGAACCTCACTCGTACTTCCAGGCAGTTT ATCCTAACCCACCGAGAAACATGACCATCGAGAAGGTGACGAGCAACTCGGTCCTTGTGCACTGGAAACCGCCGGAACGGTCCGAGTTCACTGAGTACTCGATCCGCTACCGGACCGAAAGCGAGAAGCAGTGGATACGATTGCCGTCGGTGAAAGCAACCGAAGCGGACGTTACCGACATGACACCGGGTGAGAAGTACACCATACAGGTGAACACCGTAAGCTACGGCGTGGAAAGCCCGAACCCGCAGCAGGTCAATCAAACCGTGCGGCCCAACCCGGTCTCGAACATTGCACCGCTCGTTGACTCGAACAACATCACGCTGGAATTCCCCCGTCCCGAGGGACGCGTCGAAACGTACATCATCaactggtggccaaccgaacaGCCAGAGCAGCTGTCGATGAAAAACTTCACCGAAACCAACACGA ttCTACCGTATCCCGGCACTTTGACTGATGACGAGAAGATTGTCGAAGAACCGCCGCTGGTGCGCCTTCTGATCGGTGATCTGATGTCCGGTGTGATGTACAACTTTAAGATACAAACCATCTCGTACGGGCTGACGAGCGATGTGACGAAGCTGCAGACGCGCACCATGCCCCTGATCCAGTCGGAGGTGCTAATTGTCAACAACATGCACACCCGTGACACGGTCACGCTCAGCTACACGCCGACTCCGCAGCAGTCGTCCAAGTTTGACCTGTACCGCTTCTCGCTCGGTGATCCCAGCATTCCGGACAAGGAGAAACTAGCGAACGACACCGACCGGAAGGTAACGTTCACCGGGCTGACACCTGGCCGGCTGTACAACATTACCGTCTGGACCGTGAGCGGTAAGGTGTCCAGTCAACCGATCCAGCGCCAGGATCGTATGTTCCCCGATCCGATAACGATGCTCGATGCAACCGGTATCAACGACACCTGGATCGCCCTGAAGTGGGACATTCCGAAGGGCGAATACACGGCGTTCGAGATACAGTATCTGATGAACGACTCGCACTACGTACAGAACTACACCGTCAACaatcacatcatcatcacggaCCTGAAGCCGCACCGTAACTACACGTTCACCGTCGTGGTCCGCTCCGGTACCGAGTCGAGCGTGCTTCGCGTTTCGCTGCCCATTTCGGCCAACTTCCAGACGAAGGAAGCACTGCCGGGGCGAATGGATAAGTTCGCACCGGTCGACATTCAGCCGAGCGAGATCACCTTCGAGTGGTCTTTGCCACCGAACGAGCAGAACGGCATTATCCGACAGTTTACCATCACGTACGGATTAGATGGTTCGCAGCACACGCAGGTGAAGGACTTCCGGCCCAACGAGCTGCGCGGTTCCATCAAGGGCCTGCAGCCGGGCAAATCGTACGTGTTCCGAATCCAGGCGAAAACGGCCATCGGATACGGACCGGAGCATATCTGGAAGCAGAAGATGCCCATTCTGGCACCGCCCAAACCGGAAACGCAAGTCGTCCCCACCGAGGTCGGCAGCAGTGCCACGACGATCGAGATACGCTTCCGTAAGCACTACTTTAGCGACCAGAACGGTGTGGTCACGACCTACACGATCATCATTGCGGAGGACGATTCGAAGAATGCATCCGGGCTGGAGATGCCCAGCTGGCGTGACGTCCAGTCGTACAGCGTGTGGCCACCGTATCAGGTGATCGAACCGTACTATCCGTTCAAGAACAGTTCCGTGGAAGACTTCACCATCGGCACGGAGAACTGTGACGCCAAGAAGACGGGCTACTGCAATGGAGCGCTAAAGTCGGGCACCACGTACTATGTGAAGGTGAGAGCGTTCACCGCACCGGACAAGTTCACCGATACGGCCTGGAGTTACCCGATCCGCACAG ctgCACTTCTTTCGGTGGATG CCCAAGACAATACTTCGCTGATCGTCTCGATCACcgttccgctgctgctgatactTATGCTGGTCGGCGTGGTGCTATTTATCCGCCGTCGACGTCACACGGGCCGGAAAACGGCCGAACAGCGGACCAATGACAATATGTCGCTTCCTGACAGCACCATCGAGACAAGCCGTCCCGTTCTGGTGAAGAACTTTGCCGAACACTATCGCCTGATGTCGGCTGATTCTGACTTTAG GTTTAGTGAAGAGTTCGAAGAACTGAAGCATGTCGGTCGCGATCAACCGTGCACATTCGCGGACCTCCCTTGCAATCGGCCTAAGAATCGTTTTACCAACATTTTACCCTATGACCACTCGCGGTTCAAGTTGCAACCGGTTGACGACGAGGAAGGATCGGATTATATCAACGCTAACTATGTGCCG GGTCACAACTCGCCACGAGAGTTTATTGTGACGCAGGGTCCGCTTCACTCGACGCGCGATGATTTCTGGCGCATGTGCTGGGAGAGCAACTCGCGCGCGATCGTTATGCTGACGCGAACCTTTGAGAAGGGTCGCGAGAAGTGTGACCATTACTGGCCGCATGACACCGTTCCCGTTTACTACGGGGACATTAAAGTGACGCTGCTCAACGATAGTCACTATCCCGATTGGGTCATCACGGAGTTCATGATGACGAGG GGTGACCAGCAGCGCATCATACGCCATTTCCACTTCACTACGTGGCCCGATTTCGGTGTGCCaaatccaccacaaacactGGCACGATTCGTGCGTGCCTTCCGCGAACGGGTCGGACCGGATCAGCGACCCATCGTGGTTCACTGTAGTGCCGGTGTTGGGCGCTCCGGTACATTCATTACGCTCGATAGGATACTTCAGCAGATACAGGTGTCCGACTATGTCGACATCTTTGGTATCGTCTGGGCAATGCGAAAAG AACGTGTCTGGATGGTGCAAACCGAGCAACAGTACATCTGCATCCACCAATGTCTGCTGGTGGTCCTCGAGGGTAAAGAAGGAACGGAGCGTGAGATTCATGACAATCAAGGTTACGAAG AACCGAGAGATGACCAACAGTCGGAGGAACAGCTACTGATCGAGAATCGACCGGAAGATGACGAAGCCGGAACAACGGAGCAATCGATCGCGATTGAAAACGGCGAGCTGGATCGCCGACGCAGTGTGGCCTCTTCCGGAGGAGCAGGAGGATCGGGGCCGCGATCGATTGAGGGCGGTGAGTTGGTGCAGATACAGTTGCAACAGCGGCACTGCACCAACGGAGAAACCACCGAAGAGGAGCTGctcgacgaagaagaagacgaggAAGTCGAGGTGACGGTGGATGGGTTGATGATAGTTTCCAAAGTACAACAGCACACAGTGATCGCCGTCGCCACGGTACCGATCGGTGATAATCagttgcagcaacagcagcagcagcagcagcacacgaaTAGCACAAGCACGAGCTCCAGCAATAACGATCGCGATCCAGCCTCCTCCGGGATGgacgagcgatcgatcgggagTAACGGAACGAACAGCAATAACAGTGCCAACAGTGGCTACGAGTCGAGTCCCTGCAAACGCCGTTCGCTAACCGGCGTCCGGGGGGATCAGCCACAGGATCGTCGATCGCTGGTGTTCTGCAACAGTGACGGCAGCGTGCTGGGTGGCAAGGGAGAGTCGCTTAATTGTGTCGTCGACCCACAGAACCAATTgccaccacagcagcagcagcaaccgctgcCTCCAGCTCAGCATCTTCCTTCGGGCCACCAACCGCCAACGGGGGCCACGATCAGTGGGAAGCTGTGGAAGGAAGAAAGATGA